TTCTCGGCGGCCAGGAACACCAGCATGTTGCGGTTGATCCGCCGGCCGCCCCGACGCTCATCAAGGATGGTCTGGGCAGTCTCGACCGCGGGAGATGTGTCGCCCCGCTCGAAAGGGCTCTCTGGATGGAGGACCACCAGCCGGACTGAGTCGTCCTCGTCCGGGACGTCGCCGCTGTCCTGGAAGACGTGGACACCACCCAGCGGAGCGGGACAGCGGAGCTTGGCGAGGTGACCGCGCAGGTATTCATCGGCTTCGTCGTCACCGAAGCGGGACAAGGCCCGGTCGGCCGCCAAGCGGGTGAGCGACGGCTTGGTGTCGTACCAGTAGCGCAACTGCTGGTTGTAGAGGTAGGTGGCCTCGTCTGCGAGATGACGGAGCGCATCCCCGAACACGCCGGGCCTCTCCCCCGGCTGCACGCAGCCCAGCACGATGCGGGTCCGGTCGATACCCCTCTGACTGGTGGGCAGTGGCGCGGATCCGAGGTAGGTGGAACGGGCCACCCGGCGACAGGCCCCGTACCTACCCAGGTTCTTGCGGTCCCGGTCGAAGCGTTGCGGAAGTGACCCGGAACCGTCGACATCGGTGTCGATGATCGGTTTCCACTGGTCGGTCAGGTACCGGGTCAACTCGGGAACCACCTTGGCCGAGTCCATCGGGACCACCCCGGGCATGATCATCAGCGACCGGTCGTCCCTGTCCCACAGCACCGAGATGACGCTCGCCATCAACCGCAGCACCCCGCGGGTCCGCTGGAACCGTTCCAACGTGGACCAGTCCTGGTAGAGGCGGTCGAACAGTTCGGGATGGATCGGATAGGCGGCGTCCATGCGCCGGGCATAGTCGCGTTCCCTGGTCTCCGATGGGAACTCCCCGACATTGTCTTTGTACAGGTTTTGGTACGCCTTGACCACCGCGTCCCGATGACGGGCCATTGATGGCTCGATCGGCTCGAACAGGCGACGCCGGACGATCTCGAAGGACTCCTCAGATGATGCCGGGCGCCATTGCGCAGCCTTGCGGCCCAGCACGTGACGTAAACGCTCGAGCGCCTTCCGGCCCTTCTCTCCGCCGACCTCCATGCTGTCGTGGCTGGGGTCGCTCGACTCGGGAACTGACACCACCAGCAGCGCGTTGTCGACCGCGGCGGCAGCCTCGGTCAGCGCCTGGGCGAAGGTGAACTGGGTGTCGAAGTCACCGGCCGGCCGCTGCCCCTCCTCGGGAGACATCGGCAGGCCGCGTGCGTACGCCACCCACTCGTCGATGAGGATCATGACCGGCCCGTACCGTTTGAAGAGGTCCACGAGGCTCTCACCCGGGTTGGCCGCGTTGCGATCGGCGTCCTCGACCATCCGGTACGCCTCGGCGCCGCCCAGCTGGTAGGCGATGTCCCCCCACATGGTGTGGACCTCGACCCCGTCCTCCTTCTTGTGAACCGACGCGGATTCGGCCCACTGCCCGGTGAAGACCGCCCGTCGCACTCCTGATGGAACCGAGAGTTCGTCCTCGGCAAGCGCCTCGTCGACACCCCTCAATCGGGAGGTATCTGACGCAAGGTGATACAGAGCGATGAGGCTGTGGGTCTTGCCTCCACCGAACCCGGTCTGGAGTTCCACCACCGGATCGCCACCCTTCCCTGAGAGGCGCCGCGCCGCGGTACGTATCAAATCCCCTAAACCGTCGGTGATGAACGTCCGCTCGAAAAAGCTCACCGGGTCCCCGTACTCCGGAGCGGCCTCTCCTCTCACCACCTGGCGAAGATCAGCTGCGAACTCCGCCTGCGCAAAGCGCCCCTCCCGCACATCGCGATGCGGGGTCACCACCTCCCGCCACGGCTTGAGACCCGCCAGCGGCTCGCCCTTGGTCGCCTCCGCAGCTGCCCGACGTTCCGCCGTGCGCCGCTCCTCGGCGAACACCTGCCGACGAAGGCTCTGCTTGAGTTCCTGGACCTGCATCGCCGACTCGCCGGCTCGGAACGCTTCGAGCATCATCTCGCAGTGGTCAAGGATGCGGAGGGTCTGCTCCGAGCTGAACCTCTTGTTGTGCGCCCAGTCGTTGCGGGCATCCCACAACAGGTGCAGGTAGCTCCGGGTCGACCGCGACAGAGTGTCACGGAAGAACTGATCCCAGGTGGCGTCCATGCCCTTGAGCAGGAACACCAGATCGTCCGGATTGCCGAAACGGTCCTGATGGCGCAGCCGCTGGTTGACTCGATCCAGCCACCGCATCCCGTACTGAGCCCGCCAGATCCTCTCCACCTCGGGACGGATGGCGTCCCGCACCAACGTCAGCGCCTTGCCCACCCGCTCGTGATTGGTCACGGCCATCCGTCTATCCCCTCAAGTCAAGAGTCTGCGCCACCGGACCCTGCCTCGCAGCGGCACGGCGCTCAATGTCGTGCCACGCACCGATGAGCCGGTTGTAAGCAACTGCATCCGAACTCCAACCCTTTCGGTCTGCGATCTGATAGAGCAGGTAGGTAAGTCGGCGGGCCCGGTCGCCCATACCGCCGCCCACCTTCTGCAAGAGGTCAGCGGCGTCATCCTCCGAATTGTCCAGACGGGCGATCAAATGCTGTGCCACCTCCCACACGGTGATCCGTTTGTCGGTAAGCGGATCCCACTCCTCATCGAGGTCGTCCCCGGCTACCAGCCGCACCTTGCCAGCCTTCAATTCCGCGATGGCAGCCTCGACCACCCCGGCCACCGACGTGTTCTTCGCCTTGGCGAGCGTTTCCGCATCTCCGAACGGACCGTGGTCGCGGCCGAACTGCTCATACCAGGTCAACGCCCAGCGCGTATCTCCGTCGAGCTCGGTCTCCTCTGAAGATAGGACCTCCTCCAATGCCTCATTGATCAGAGCGAGGGCGGTCCGAACCGGCATCGAAGTCCCGTCGGCTTCCAACACTCTTGCATAGCGTGAGAACACTTCCATGCCAGGTCCGATCGCGGACTGAGCCATGTCCACCGGAGCGATGGCCTGATCCTGCAACAACCGAACCGCCTGCGGCAGTCCGGCATGAAGTGCATCAATGAACTCGCGCCGGGTGGCGAGCGGTGCATCGGGCTGACGCGGGCGGCAGGCGATCACGACCGAGGAAGCCAACACGGCTGCTCCACCCTGGGCCAGCAGCTTGTTGCTCAGCTCCGTCCTGACCGGCCAGGTACCCGTTACTTGGAACCGAGCATCCACCAAGCCTTGGAGGAACGTCTCCCAACCAGTCGAGACTTGTTCGCCTCGCTTGGTCTCCTGCTGCTTGTAGGCGTAGAAGATCGTGGCCGGGAAACGGGGATGCTGCACAGTCCCCAGCCGCTTCAAGAACCCTGCCATTCCCTTCTCGAAATGCGCCCTAGCGTCCTCCTTCGATCCGGCCCGATAGCGATTGGCGATCATCTCCTCCGACTTTGGAGTCAGCAGCGTGGCAGTCTCCTGAGGCCAAATGTCTCCCAGGTTTCTGCGAAGCCACACATAGAAGAAATCTGACAGGTCTGCATAGGAAATGTTGTCGTAATATGGAGGGTCGGTACACACCGTCGGCGATGGAGCTTCTCCCAGCCGTGCCCCTGCATCTCCCTGCTCGACGTCACCGAATCCCCTACCCGGTGCCGCGGCAACCGCTTTCTGGGCCCAAGCAACCTGACCCAACCAATTCCCCGACGACCGTGAAAACGGGTTCGATTCTGCGTAGTCCCATACCATCGGGATGGCCTGGCGGCCGAAGGTATTACGCATCTTCTCCCCGCTATTGTGCCAACTACAGAGAGCCGACCAGTAGTCAGCACACTTATCAACTACGAAGGCCAAGTAGGTGACTACTGCGTCAGCGTAAGCGTCAGCCCCGAAACCGCCATCATGGATCCGCAACCGCTCGTCTTCCATACCAGCATCAAGGGCGTCGGCCCGTACTCTCTCTCGCACCTCTGCCAAGAGGTCCGAGAACGTCGTCAAAGCCACCAACTGTCTAGACGTGAATAGCTTCCACCATTCGTCCAAGCCGTAGACGTATACGGTGCCACCGGTGAGCTTCTTCGGATTCCGTCCTTGGGGTCTCCAAGCAGGAGCACAAGGTTCCGGCAACTCAGTAGGAGGCAGGTACACCCGGCCTCGTGGTCTGCCCTCGGCGACAACGGCCAGCAACTGGGCACCCATGCGTCCGGCCCGTGATTCCGACTTGATGTAGTCGCCTGGGATCGCCGCTCCTGTGGCGATGCAGACACCCCTGCCACGTGTGACAGTACGCGGGTAACGCGGTTCCCCACCTTCTCGTATTCGGTAAGTGATCTTCGTCGCATCCCTATCGATGACCGGCTCCACCCACACCTTGGGCCTGCCG
The sequence above is a segment of the bacterium genome. Coding sequences within it:
- a CDS encoding DUF499 domain-containing protein — encoded protein: MAVTNHERVGKALTLVRDAIRPEVERIWRAQYGMRWLDRVNQRLRHQDRFGNPDDLVFLLKGMDATWDQFFRDTLSRSTRSYLHLLWDARNDWAHNKRFSSEQTLRILDHCEMMLEAFRAGESAMQVQELKQSLRRQVFAEERRTAERRAAAEATKGEPLAGLKPWREVVTPHRDVREGRFAQAEFAADLRQVVRGEAAPEYGDPVSFFERTFITDGLGDLIRTAARRLSGKGGDPVVELQTGFGGGKTHSLIALYHLASDTSRLRGVDEALAEDELSVPSGVRRAVFTGQWAESASVHKKEDGVEVHTMWGDIAYQLGGAEAYRMVEDADRNAANPGESLVDLFKRYGPVMILIDEWVAYARGLPMSPEEGQRPAGDFDTQFTFAQALTEAAAAVDNALLVVSVPESSDPSHDSMEVGGEKGRKALERLRHVLGRKAAQWRPASSEESFEIVRRRLFEPIEPSMARHRDAVVKAYQNLYKDNVGEFPSETRERDYARRMDAAYPIHPELFDRLYQDWSTLERFQRTRGVLRLMASVISVLWDRDDRSLMIMPGVVPMDSAKVVPELTRYLTDQWKPIIDTDVDGSGSLPQRFDRDRKNLGRYGACRRVARSTYLGSAPLPTSQRGIDRTRIVLGCVQPGERPGVFGDALRHLADEATYLYNQQLRYWYDTKPSLTRLAADRALSRFGDDEADEYLRGHLAKLRCPAPLGGVHVFQDSGDVPDEDDSVRLVVLHPESPFERGDTSPAVETAQTILDERRGGRRINRNMLVFLAAEKARVPELRQAIRSRLAWQSILDEQGEHYLNLTPADVNQAKTRLDEADRTVELRIGETFSQVLYPVQSPGQADIRWASVRVSGAAGLFERVVNKLESSQHLITAYAGTLVRRDLDRPEAPLWDGDHVGVRTLWSYYCRYLYMPRLAGFGVLAAAIARGVADLNWQHDTFAYADTYDTEGDRYPGLQTAAQVEVTQSLTAVLVRPDRALAQLDAESKLADEEDEVPRETEETWKPGDPDPRRPPTTPQPTRFYGRKELDTVRAIRDLGTILEEVTKHLDGTGQEVTITVEINARSDGYDTRTQRIVKENATQLGFESHEFET
- a CDS encoding DUF1156 domain-containing protein encodes the protein MIEVALPLDAISAASAREKAIRHGHPSKLHLWWARRPLAAARAVLWASLVDDPSAHPDRFPTEEDQAVERRRLFGILERLVVWENSNNTELLAEARTEIETSCDGELPNVLDPFCGGGTIPLEAQRLGLPAYGGDLNPVAVLISKALVEIPPRFAGLAPVNPDARDRFGSESWERAQGLAEDIGYYGRWMRDRAFERIGQLYPDATGLDGEKLTPIAWIWARTVRSPDPAWPGQVPLVASWVLRRKAGRPKVWVEPVIDRDATKITYRIREGGEPRYPRTVTRGRGVCIATGAAIPGDYIKSESRAGRMGAQLLAVVAEGRPRGRVYLPPTELPEPCAPAWRPQGRNPKKLTGGTVYVYGLDEWWKLFTSRQLVALTTFSDLLAEVRERVRADALDAGMEDERLRIHDGGFGADAYADAVVTYLAFVVDKCADYWSALCSWHNSGEKMRNTFGRQAIPMVWDYAESNPFSRSSGNWLGQVAWAQKAVAAAPGRGFGDVEQGDAGARLGEAPSPTVCTDPPYYDNISYADLSDFFYVWLRRNLGDIWPQETATLLTPKSEEMIANRYRAGSKEDARAHFEKGMAGFLKRLGTVQHPRFPATIFYAYKQQETKRGEQVSTGWETFLQGLVDARFQVTGTWPVRTELSNKLLAQGGAAVLASSVVIACRPRQPDAPLATRREFIDALHAGLPQAVRLLQDQAIAPVDMAQSAIGPGMEVFSRYARVLEADGTSMPVRTALALINEALEEVLSSEETELDGDTRWALTWYEQFGRDHGPFGDAETLAKAKNTSVAGVVEAAIAELKAGKVRLVAGDDLDEEWDPLTDKRITVWEVAQHLIARLDNSEDDAADLLQKVGGGMGDRARRLTYLLYQIADRKGWSSDAVAYNRLIGAWHDIERRAAARQGPVAQTLDLRG